In Mixophyes fleayi isolate aMixFle1 chromosome 11, aMixFle1.hap1, whole genome shotgun sequence, one DNA window encodes the following:
- the AGTRAP gene encoding type-1 angiotensin II receptor-associated protein → MELPAVNLKAIVFVHWLLTIFACTYSWLPNGYYLANLSVLAMGIWAIVQKDSVDAILMFLVGLLSTIVLDILILALYFAAAEKATESTAVRDLFRFSGGMAILSLILKPLSCFFVYHMYVERGGDCTINIGFLSVSRDRNTYQTIDHSDASAEADKTPSRY, encoded by the exons ATGGAGCTGCCGGCGGTGAACCTCAAG GCAATTGTCTTTGTACACTGGCTGCTGACAATATT TGCATGTACTTACTCATGGCTTCCAAATGGCTATTATTTGGCTAATTTATCTGTCCTGGCCATGGGCATCTGGGCAATTGTCCAAAAAGACTCCGTTGATGCAATTTTGATG TTTCTGGTCGGACTGTTGTCTACGATTGTGTTGGACATACTAATCCTCGCCCTTTACTTTGCGGCCGCAGAGAAAGCGACCGAATCTACCGCTGTGCGGGACCTCTTTCGCTTTAGTGGCGGAATGGCTATCCTCAGTCTGATACTCAAGCCCTTATCGTGTTTCTTCGTTTACCACATGTATGTAGAGCGAGGAGGAGATTGCACTATCAATATAG GCTTCCTCTCTGTTTCACGAGATCGCAACACTTATCAGACGATCGATCATTCGGACGCATCGGCCGAAGCAGACAAGACTCCTTCTCGTTATTGA